From Salinirubellus salinus, the proteins below share one genomic window:
- a CDS encoding pyruvoyl-dependent arginine decarboxylase, whose amino-acid sequence MGLVRVVWGTATGPTATASYDAALAAANVHDYNLVTVSSVLPGDARVEVVGEAPDLGPAGNGLTVVQGRATLAPGAEGTAAAALGWSRSAEGPGIFYESGGTDPDAVRRRVEDGLEHGRSLRPDRTWDGEDGLRLVTADPDPDRYVTALVLAVYGESEPLC is encoded by the coding sequence ATGGGACTCGTCCGCGTCGTCTGGGGGACTGCCACCGGCCCGACGGCCACGGCCTCGTACGACGCGGCGCTCGCAGCGGCGAACGTCCACGACTACAACCTCGTCACGGTCTCGTCGGTCCTCCCCGGTGACGCCCGCGTCGAGGTGGTCGGCGAGGCGCCCGACCTCGGCCCGGCCGGCAACGGCCTCACGGTCGTCCAGGGTCGGGCCACGCTCGCCCCCGGCGCGGAGGGGACGGCTGCCGCCGCCCTCGGCTGGTCGCGGTCTGCGGAGGGACCGGGCATCTTCTACGAGTCCGGCGGGACGGACCCCGACGCCGTCCGCCGGCGCGTCGAGGACGGCCTCGAACACGGCCGGTCGCTCCGGCCCGACCGGACGTGGGACGGCGAGGACGGCCTCCGCCTCGTCACCGCCGACCCCGACCCCGACCGATACGTCACGGCGCTCGTCCTCGCGGTGTACGGAGAGAGCGAGCCGTTGTGCTGA
- the phoU gene encoding phosphate signaling complex protein PhoU has translation MPRESYQQSLADLREDVLFMSEVVSERLRTGLDALEAKDEALAHEVIEGDEEINEMYLDLEGECIDLLALQQPVAGDLRLVAASFKILTDLERVADLATNLGAYTLDAHYDRFPDVDVQAIGQAVAEMLEDAMDAYARDDVEACFAVAERDDEVDAMCERATDAVVRELIETELEGDQSDADIERLMQDVSRLLLTVRDLERVGDHAVNVAARTLYMVENDPSLLE, from the coding sequence ATGCCACGCGAATCCTACCAGCAGTCGCTCGCGGACCTCCGCGAGGACGTCCTGTTCATGTCGGAGGTCGTCTCGGAGCGACTCCGCACCGGCCTCGACGCGCTCGAGGCGAAGGACGAGGCCCTCGCCCACGAGGTCATCGAGGGTGACGAGGAGATCAACGAGATGTACCTCGACCTCGAGGGTGAGTGTATCGACCTGCTGGCGCTCCAACAGCCCGTTGCCGGCGACCTCCGGCTCGTGGCGGCCTCGTTCAAGATCCTCACGGACCTCGAACGGGTCGCCGACCTCGCGACCAACCTCGGTGCCTACACCCTCGACGCCCACTACGACCGCTTCCCGGACGTCGACGTGCAGGCCATCGGCCAGGCCGTCGCCGAGATGCTCGAGGACGCGATGGACGCCTACGCACGGGACGACGTGGAGGCCTGCTTCGCCGTCGCCGAGCGCGACGACGAGGTGGACGCGATGTGCGAACGCGCCACCGACGCCGTCGTCCGCGAACTCATCGAGACGGAACTCGAGGGTGACCAGAGCGACGCGGACATCGAGCGGCTGATGCAGGACGTCTCCCGACTCCTGCTGACGGTCCGTGACCTCGAACGCGTCGGCGACCACGCGGTGAACGTCGCCGCACGCACCCTCTACATGGTCGAGAACGACCCCTCGCTGCTGGAGTAG
- a CDS encoding DUF5811 family protein: MHGNTPYAGLPETELDAEQRRALRRSVASVTAETRALLPDEFVVGSEIVDGADGPRATVAVRPPAGSVVSANLSTDVDDAFAHELAAAAVFEVKRSSRGPRAAR, encoded by the coding sequence ATGCACGGAAACACCCCCTACGCGGGGCTCCCCGAGACCGAGTTGGACGCGGAGCAACGCCGCGCGCTGCGGCGCTCGGTCGCGTCGGTCACCGCCGAGACGCGTGCGTTACTCCCCGACGAGTTCGTCGTGGGCAGCGAGATCGTCGACGGCGCCGACGGGCCGCGGGCCACCGTCGCCGTCCGTCCCCCGGCCGGGTCCGTGGTCAGCGCCAACCTCTCGACCGACGTCGACGACGCGTTCGCCCACGAACTCGCCGCGGCGGCCGTCTTCGAGGTGAAGCGGTCCTCGCGTGGGCCGCGGGCCGCTCGTTAA
- the hemA gene encoding glutamyl-tRNA reductase: protein MTTPTGLISGVSVSHHCGGIDDIGAVSHSTQQETVARLLGREGVTEAFVVQTCNRAEAFVVADDAATGRAALAPYVDPVDEAVVDELDHEASLRHLMRVAAGLESLVVGEDQIIGQLRAAYEDARAAGGVGPVLEEAVVKAIRVGERARTETAINEGVTSLGSAAVRLAREEIDLERTAALVVGAGEMGALAARALDGVVEHVVIANRSLENAEHLAESLDGPASVVGLDAVPIALAEAGLAVTATASPGYVLDAEALANAGETLVVDLAQPRDVAPEAADLDTVTLRDLDTLEAVTAETRDRRREAAAAVEAIIDEEFENLVTQYKRKRADEVIAAMYEGAEETKERELRTAVSQLESAGDLTDEQREVVASLADALVGQLLAPPTQSLRDAAENDDWSTINTALRLFGPGLDLADQEPIETEAPAPTATADVDPEEIPEGVQDRMPERVLERLSDD, encoded by the coding sequence GTGACCACGCCGACAGGACTCATCTCCGGAGTGAGCGTCTCCCACCACTGCGGGGGTATCGACGACATCGGGGCGGTGAGTCACAGCACCCAGCAGGAGACCGTCGCGCGACTGCTGGGCCGGGAGGGGGTGACCGAGGCGTTCGTCGTCCAGACGTGTAACCGAGCGGAGGCGTTCGTCGTCGCGGACGACGCCGCCACCGGCCGCGCGGCGCTCGCCCCGTACGTCGACCCCGTCGACGAGGCCGTCGTCGACGAACTCGACCACGAGGCCAGCCTTCGACACCTGATGCGCGTCGCCGCGGGCCTCGAGTCGCTCGTCGTCGGCGAGGACCAGATCATCGGGCAACTCCGGGCCGCCTACGAGGACGCCCGCGCCGCCGGTGGCGTCGGCCCCGTCCTCGAGGAGGCCGTCGTGAAGGCCATCCGTGTCGGCGAACGGGCACGCACCGAGACGGCCATCAACGAGGGGGTCACCTCGCTCGGGAGCGCCGCGGTCCGGCTCGCCCGCGAGGAGATCGACCTCGAGCGGACCGCCGCACTCGTCGTCGGCGCCGGCGAGATGGGCGCGCTCGCGGCCCGCGCACTCGACGGCGTCGTGGAGCACGTCGTGATCGCGAACCGCTCGCTCGAGAACGCCGAACACCTCGCGGAGTCGCTCGACGGCCCGGCGAGCGTCGTCGGCCTCGACGCGGTCCCCATCGCACTCGCAGAGGCCGGTCTCGCCGTGACCGCCACCGCGAGCCCGGGGTACGTCCTCGACGCCGAGGCGCTGGCGAACGCGGGCGAGACGCTCGTCGTCGACCTCGCACAGCCACGCGACGTGGCCCCCGAGGCCGCCGACCTGGACACCGTGACGTTGCGCGACCTCGACACGCTCGAGGCGGTGACCGCGGAGACACGTGACCGCCGGCGCGAGGCCGCCGCCGCCGTCGAGGCCATCATCGACGAGGAGTTCGAGAACCTCGTCACCCAGTACAAGCGCAAGCGGGCCGACGAGGTCATCGCCGCGATGTACGAGGGCGCCGAGGAGACCAAGGAGCGAGAACTCCGCACCGCCGTCTCGCAGCTCGAGTCCGCCGGCGACCTGACCGACGAGCAACGCGAGGTGGTGGCGTCGCTCGCCGACGCCCTCGTCGGGCAACTGCTCGCCCCACCCACGCAGAGCCTCCGGGACGCCGCCGAGAACGACGACTGGTCGACCATCAACACCGCACTCCGGCTCTTCGGTCCGGGGCTCGACCTCGCCGACCAGGAACCCATCGAGACGGAAGCGCCCGCTCCGACGGCCACGGCCGACGTGGACCCCGAGGAGATCCCCGAGGGGGTACAGGACCGGATGCCAGAGCGGGTGCTTGAACGGCTCTCTGACGACTAA
- a CDS encoding precorrin-2 dehydrogenase/sirohydrochlorin ferrochelatase family protein, which yields MIPLLHDFTGETVLVFGGGPVGARKARRFAEEARVLVVSPEFCDRSFEPSERRHPDAGVEFVRDAPDPEGVEGYVERVGPALVVAATDSAAVNEAAVEAARERGTLVNRADEHGGREAGSVVVPATVRDGSVLAAVATGGRAPALSKHLRERIESDLEGAGAMADLLGELREGFQRTEMPPERRRAAVRAILRDDSVWKHLGTDGAKARRLAEDVAADVPGDTS from the coding sequence ATGATCCCCCTGCTCCACGACTTCACGGGCGAGACGGTGCTGGTGTTCGGCGGCGGCCCGGTCGGTGCCCGGAAGGCCCGTCGGTTCGCCGAGGAGGCTCGCGTCCTCGTCGTCAGTCCCGAGTTCTGCGACCGCTCGTTCGAGCCGAGCGAGCGGCGCCACCCCGACGCCGGCGTGGAGTTCGTCAGGGACGCCCCGGACCCCGAGGGGGTCGAGGGGTACGTCGAGCGGGTCGGCCCGGCGCTGGTCGTCGCGGCCACGGACTCGGCGGCGGTGAACGAGGCAGCCGTCGAGGCGGCTCGCGAGCGCGGGACACTGGTCAACCGAGCGGACGAACATGGCGGCCGCGAGGCTGGCAGCGTCGTCGTCCCGGCGACGGTCAGGGACGGGTCGGTGCTGGCCGCCGTGGCGACCGGCGGGCGGGCACCGGCGCTCTCGAAACACCTCCGCGAGCGCATCGAGTCCGACCTCGAAGGGGCGGGCGCGATGGCCGACCTGTTGGGCGAGCTACGGGAGGGGTTCCAGCGAACGGAGATGCCGCCTGAGCGCCGCCGAGCGGCCGTCAGGGCGATTCTCAGGGACGATAGTGTATGGAAGCATTTAGGTACGGACGGGGCCAAGGCCCGACGACTAGCCGAGGACGTCGCCGCAGACGTTCCGGGTGACACATCGTGA